The sequence actccaactccagtccggccttactgaaataactgaaaggataaaaatttaaactactacgtaaaataattaaatttagaaactcatgcaataaaaatcattttaatttaaatactagaattatgcatgacttatacgtagtctaagttacgggttctacaattttAAACCGTACAGCAACACAAGTGTCACGTTACATTGTTTTACCCAGCATAGACAATAATTCATCTAACAATCTCTATCTCAATAATTGTActtcttgcaatcaatgaaaatcgaaCACATGAcattgactctgataccaattttaAGACCGAGTGATTACCgatttaccaaaagttatagctggtgaTAATAGTAAaacttaaatcttttaaatcgtataACAACACAACGTTTCATCGTTGTACCCACTAAAGAAAATTATTGTACCCAATATATACACTTACACATAcacttatatatgtgtgtgttatATATGTCcatgaatattatattttaacataaaatataattatattatatatatatagttctaCAATATTGTATTATTGTATATATGTACGTAtagatatatacatacatatattgaTGCAAAAGTTTAAACTAGGTTTTGATATAATAGTACATGAACCACCAAAGACCTAGCTAAGTGGAGAACATTCCCCGGTGCAAATAATCAGCTTTTATCTCAAAAGGTGGGAAAGAAGAAGATAAAGTAAGTAAAATGGGAATCACACTTCTCTTTTGCATTTGTGCTCAGATTACAATTAAAGTAGATTCTATTCGATTCTCATGTAATCTATAAAAATAACCTCAACTTTGGCTCCTATTCTAtcacataaattattattattttttattttattttcgtaCATGAagatttaatttcatatttatttaggATCAAATCTAATTATCTAtatatttcttttgttttgaATCCAGAGCGTGGCctgagaaaaaaaatgaaaaatggacCCCCTTGAGGCGGGCGTCTGGACGACGGCGATTGGCGAGTGGCGGAGAAGTGCAGTTGCAAACGTGAAATTGAAGGAGATAGAGGTGCATGCCTAAGACAATGTGATAGAGGAAAGATAAGTGAAGCATATTGATTTGTTTGCTTATTGGGTTGAGCTTTTTTTAATTGGCCCATTAATATCGTTCACAATATTAGGCCTAGCATTGATACGGTTGCTTGGTTGACCTAGTAAAAGATCTGACTATGCTAGAATCAaataatgtttaattttttgttatttgtttATGATTTCTtgttgtaacgtccgaaaaaccaacctacgtaaaccacatgcatgcaaaattattttaattgcttaattgttttatttaattatttttaaatgcttgcatgatattttattagatgattaaatgtgattgcatgattaaatgataatatgacatgatttcatgaaattaaggattttacccgaatattcgataataggcagggaaaggagaccggggacgaccaagacaagaatatgtatttttatttaaatagtgGCAAtgcttcttaatatgattaaaaatgatttaaattttctaaaaatgttggagttcgaattattttacgagtcgagctcgatttttttcCCGGGAaaccggttttgggcaaacaaggagttttaaaagatcaaaaatattattttatggaaacttattttataaacttttattatttaattaattaagtattattggacccaatttaattaattaagtaggcccaattacccttaagcatacaagcccaaaaccaaagcccatttgtatgttaattaaattataaataagtgtatTAGGTCTTCAAAACCTCACAATACACCTTCAATCAGCCGTGAAACACCCACAAGCAcacacaataattttaaaaaaaaaataaggagaagaaagcttgtgttcttcgtcgcccgttcgtccttcctcgccgacgattgaaaattcgagcgttataaacgcaaaggcacatttcttaaacccttttaaaacatcatacaaatcataatatgtgtgttttaattgtttatgcttgaataaaataggtATTCGATTATTTAACGGTATGATACGTATTTTCGAcgttttacgattttacgcttgttttgaaatcgtttttgattcaaacggacacgctgccaatacatggtaaaatatgatttatcatgattaaaacatgataaattgataGAAGGAAATAGGCTGGAACAAccgtgaaagaaaaaaaaaaaaggggagaAGAGGGCCGTAGGTTTCATGGTGGTGCAAAACACAAGTGGTTCGGTTCCTTTGCATGGGGCACGGGTCGGGCCAGGGTCTGGTTGGGGGCTTGTCCAGGGTCAGGTTCGAAGGCTAGGTAGGGTCCTAGGGCGGCTATGGTTCGAGTTCTAGGCTGTGGAAGGAGTCCACCCGAAGGGGGACTCCTCCCATGCATGCTCAGGCATGTCTACTGCACGAGGGGGGGGGGGGCTGCGGCTTGgtaggggctgggctaggtggtctggtCTGTACTCTAGGATGGTTCAGAAAGGAGTAGGAAGGGAcagggctcggtggtggctcagaCGAGGAGACCCACGCGAGATGAAGAAGCACTCCCGTTGAAGAGAGGGGCGCAGCTTGTTCCTTATTCAAGGAGTTCGCTGCTTgagttcaggggctgggctaggcttaGGCTGGGGCTGCGCATGGTCCAGGGTCAGTGATGGTCCGAGGTGATAGCTGGTTAAGTGGCTAGAGGAGTCTTAGGGTGGCTGGGAGTCTTGTAGCGTGAGTGGCAACCATGCGATCGAGTAGCTCTGTTTACTTCAATTGGTTTGTGCGTGAGTTCAAGTTGCAGGGCTGGTCTGGGTTGAGTCTGAGCGTGGTGTAGGCTCGGTAAGGGTCAGTTATGGTTGATGGTTCAGGAGCTGTAAGGTTCCTAGAAGGGTAAGGAATCCTAGTGCACCTAGGAGACTTCACACGCACACACGCATGCACTTGTGTTCAGGGTGCAGGGGATTTGTCGTGAGCCAGAGGCTGGTTCATGGGCTTGGGGCTGGTCAGTAGGGTTTCTtaatgggttggctagggtttggctcaaggtggctcgggcgtggctcgagtattttgtgagatggctcgggttgatcgtatatgtgtcaatttcgaaaataataaagctaaaattaaatccatgggtccacgggtgttgctcatgacttggaagggtataataaatactaaaaatgttatgtttaaaatttgagaacaaaataacgagttttggaattttccAGGAGTTAATCGCCGCTCGAAACGtttattaactaattaattgaaacaccttgttttaagctttataaaattatgaaaaattaggtttaggcttaaataattattaaaagtctaagtttttaatttgggaattttatattaaggtttggtttaaatcgagattaaaacgcgttaatatgtcttatttaaagattaatttaaaagtaatctatttaagccaaataaaaatatgagaaaattcttgtaagcttaaatatttatttagaataagCCCATGTCATTAGAAGtgcgaaaaagataaattcgagaatttgtaCGTCGagggcaaaacggtctttttacacttaagaaaatacgaaaacgcttggcagcgtcccgaaggatcataacgcaagttaaatgatattttatgatttaaaatgatgattttgatgataatatgtatttttatgatttatggtaaagctgtgcaatttatactgtttaaaatgctatttttggaaaggtatgttattttatgattttaaaagaaaaggaaaaagattttgagggatgtgaattgactgtgacaaatgatatgatttatgatatatgaattTGTGGAaatgacgtgagggccaaggccccagagggaacccatattcgggccaaggccctagagggaccccgtttactggccaaggccccagaaggaccccgtctatgggaaaaggcccccgagggatcccgacgatcgtatttccatggtggagcctagtgcccacccccatggaccatgtggagctaagactgcagtcgaccaaagaataaaagctagtcactttcaaggatcaaacttcacccaaaatgatatatgattgaagcttatgataaaaatgattttatgatatatgatttacgatgaggattaaagctatttttaaaatgatttatttatgcttaaagttattttaaaatgatttttctatttatgatttaattatgcttaaatgatttttaaaggattttaaaatggtttatttattttcaaaagctattttaaataaaaatatgatttttaaatgcatgtgtttgtttatgtattatttgttatctatgtttagaacgtgctgagtcattagactcactaggtttgtatgatgcaggatttgatgatttttagaggcggtgacgattgagtcgatcgagtgcagcagtacacacccgagggcctttatgtttccgcactagtttattagatttaagatttaaagatttttgttaatgatttttattagagaattcttatgctttatttttattgttagtgatcttttcaaagttcaatttaggatgttttggttaggtgatgatttaggatttattttatgcacttgagttttaaatatttaatttattagaattcatgattatgttaaattgttttatttagaaatttagaagttatggtttagatattttttttaaaaaaaaatcgaggtcgtttcagttggtatcagagccaggttccctaaagggttgtgtactgtcacttcgagaagctcaagaagttacgcctcaaatatgtgagttttactgctttatattttataagctaaaattcttttaaatgattatatgatatatgatataaatgaTAGTTGCAtgctacatgaatttttttttttaaatgcatgttggttacgtggttggACGACGTGtacagagatgcctcctagaAAGATTTTGCGTAGGACTGATGAGGTTAGACAGGAGGGGACTGACGAGGTTAGACAGGAGGGGAATATTCCACGGCCTCCACCTGTTCAGGATGCTAGTGCCCGTGTACTAGCCTGTATGGCCCGTTTCTTTGAGCAACATGTAGGAGATGGAGCAAGGGTTAGACCAGAGGCAGTTTATGAGAGATTTAGGAGGATGCACCCCGACGAGTTTcatggcactactgatccatttgttgctgagggatggattcgatCTTTAGAAGTGATTTTTCGCTACATGGACATGGCGGACGCGGACCGAGTTCGCTGTACCATTTATCTGTTGAAGGGCGACGCTTCCTTATCGTGGGAGGGAGCGGAGCGAGGAGTGAACATGGCGACTTTGACTTGGGAGGAGTTCAAGAGGgtattctatgacaagtacttcacaTCCGATGTTCGTTCTAGGCttaagagggagtttatgagtctccgtcagggagattGGTCGGTTGCCGAATTTGggcagaagtttgataggggatgtcactttgtgcccttaatTTACAATGATGCGGCGGAGAAATTACGACACTTTCTAGATGGTTTGAGGCCGACTATCCGACGTGATGTGATGCTTGGCGATCCTACTGATTATACTACTGCCGTGTCCAGAGCCTCCAGAGCCGAGCAGTCACTCAAAGATATTGATTGGGCGATGCAGCGAAAGAGGAATCATGCTCAGCAAGCCAA comes from Primulina huaijiensis isolate GDHJ02 chromosome 5, ASM1229523v2, whole genome shotgun sequence and encodes:
- the LOC140976037 gene encoding uncharacterized protein encodes the protein MIYDINDSCMLHEFFFLNACWLRGWTTCTEMPPRKILRRTDEVRQEGTDEVRQEGNIPRPPPVQDASARVLACMARFFEQHVGDGARVRPEAVYERFRRMHPDEFHGTTDPFVAEGWIRSLEVIFRYMDMADADRVRCTIYLLKGDASLSWEGAERGVNMATLTWEEFKRVFYDKYFTSDVRSRLKREFMSLRQGDWSVAEFGQKFDRGCHFVPLIYNDAAEKLRHFLDGLRPTIRRDVMLGDPTDYTTAVSRASRAEQSLKDIDWAMQRKRNHAQQANQSNKKPQTGPPKQPEPPKPQGQPPRGNVPKADDKPLCKECNRPHSDKCLWGTYKCFKCGDLRHKAKDCPTFKQPTTGRVYVMQAAEDETEPALH